In one window of uncultured Acetobacteroides sp. DNA:
- a CDS encoding S46 family peptidase: MRKISFLLVALLLLGTTTLRADEGMWLLPLIEKLNMKDMKKAGLKLSAEDIYSINKSSLKDAIVIFGRGCTGEIVSDQGLVLTNHHCGYGTIQQHSTVEHDYLKDGFWAKTKELEIPSPGLTVTFLERIEDVTAKFNDVLTPSMSESDRVKAIADLSKKLSEEVTKGKFIRGQVTPMYGGNQFYLFVYKTYTDVRLVGTPPESIGKFGADTDNWMWPRHTGDFSVFRVYADKDGNPADYSANNVPLKPKKHLNVSLKGVNKGDYTMIMGHPGRTNRYMTSWEINEVLSITNPNRIKIRGIRQDIWIKDMQANDTIRIQYASKYASSSNYWKNSIGMSRGLKRLKVHDKKEAQEAAFTSWVNQSPERVATYGNALALIKEAVEGRNEYNSAIQYIGESIRGIEAIGAASRYAAGLLKAIEAKEDLSKIKESTNDFYKDYNEALDKKVAVAMFTLYKKDVPAKFLPTLYADIESKYNNNIEAYVNDLYASSIFANKKAFGAFLANPTADAVKNDPIYKAAQSISTVARELSENITPFNEKFGKGQRLYIAGLLEMDKDKPHYPDANFTMRLTYGNVLDYIPADAVHYDYFTTLDGVMEKEDPSNWEFVVPAKLKELYNAKDFGRYAMKNGKMPVAFLSTNDITGGNSGSPIMNAKGELIGLAFDGNWEAMSGDIAFEPQLQRTINVDIRYVLFIMDKFAGAKHLVDEMNIVE; encoded by the coding sequence ATGAGGAAAATTAGCTTCTTGCTAGTGGCGTTGCTGCTTTTAGGCACAACCACCCTTAGAGCCGACGAGGGAATGTGGCTACTTCCGCTCATCGAAAAGCTCAACATGAAGGATATGAAGAAGGCAGGGCTTAAACTCTCGGCCGAAGATATCTACAGCATCAACAAGAGCAGCCTGAAGGATGCCATCGTCATCTTTGGGCGTGGCTGCACGGGCGAGATCGTCTCCGACCAAGGCCTTGTGCTCACCAACCACCACTGCGGCTACGGCACCATTCAGCAGCATAGCACCGTAGAGCACGACTACCTAAAGGATGGCTTCTGGGCAAAGACCAAGGAGCTAGAAATTCCATCACCTGGACTTACCGTTACCTTCCTCGAGCGCATCGAGGATGTAACCGCCAAGTTCAACGACGTACTTACCCCAAGCATGAGCGAATCAGACCGCGTTAAAGCCATCGCCGACCTCAGCAAGAAGCTTTCGGAGGAGGTTACCAAGGGCAAGTTCATCCGTGGACAGGTAACGCCAATGTACGGTGGCAACCAGTTCTACCTATTCGTGTACAAGACCTACACCGACGTTCGCCTGGTAGGCACGCCTCCCGAATCAATCGGCAAGTTTGGCGCCGACACCGACAACTGGATGTGGCCCCGCCACACCGGCGACTTCTCGGTGTTCCGCGTATACGCCGACAAGGATGGCAACCCCGCCGACTACTCGGCCAACAACGTTCCGCTGAAGCCCAAGAAGCACCTCAACGTATCGCTTAAGGGCGTTAACAAGGGCGACTACACCATGATCATGGGTCACCCAGGACGCACCAACCGCTACATGACCTCTTGGGAGATTAACGAGGTGCTCAGCATCACCAACCCCAACCGCATCAAGATCCGCGGCATCCGTCAGGATATTTGGATAAAGGATATGCAGGCCAACGACACCATCCGCATCCAGTACGCATCGAAGTATGCCAGCTCATCAAACTACTGGAAGAACTCAATCGGCATGAGCCGCGGCCTTAAGCGCCTAAAGGTTCACGACAAGAAGGAGGCACAAGAGGCAGCCTTCACCAGCTGGGTTAACCAGTCGCCCGAAAGAGTGGCTACCTACGGCAACGCGCTAGCCCTCATCAAGGAGGCGGTAGAAGGTCGCAACGAGTACAACAGCGCCATCCAGTACATTGGCGAGAGCATTAGGGGGATCGAAGCTATCGGAGCCGCATCGCGCTACGCCGCCGGCTTGCTGAAAGCGATAGAAGCCAAGGAGGATCTATCCAAAATTAAGGAGTCTACCAACGACTTCTACAAGGACTACAACGAGGCGCTCGACAAGAAGGTGGCCGTGGCCATGTTCACCCTATACAAGAAGGATGTTCCTGCCAAGTTCCTGCCTACCCTTTACGCCGACATCGAGTCGAAGTACAACAACAACATCGAGGCCTACGTAAACGACCTTTACGCTAGCTCAATCTTCGCCAACAAAAAGGCCTTCGGTGCATTTCTCGCTAACCCAACCGCTGATGCCGTTAAGAACGACCCCATCTACAAGGCTGCCCAAAGCATCAGCACCGTTGCCCGCGAGCTGTCCGAAAACATCACCCCATTCAACGAGAAGTTTGGAAAGGGCCAGCGCCTCTACATCGCCGGCTTGCTCGAGATGGATAAGGATAAGCCCCACTACCCCGATGCCAACTTCACCATGCGCCTCACCTACGGCAACGTGCTCGACTACATCCCTGCCGATGCCGTTCACTACGACTACTTCACCACCCTCGATGGGGTAATGGAGAAGGAAGACCCCTCCAACTGGGAGTTTGTTGTTCCTGCTAAGCTGAAGGAGCTTTACAACGCCAAGGACTTCGGCCGCTACGCCATGAAGAACGGCAAGATGCCGGTTGCCTTCCTATCGACCAACGACATCACCGGAGGTAACTCGGGTAGCCCCATCATGAACGCTAAGGGCGAGCTTATCGGTCTTGCCTTCGACGGCAACTGGGAAGCCATGAGCGGCGACATCGCCTTCGAGCCTCAGCTGCAGCGCACCATCAACGTGGATATCCGCTACGTGCTCTTCATCATGGACAAGTTTGCCGGCGCCAAGCACCTGGTTGACGAGATGAACATCGTGGAGTAA
- a CDS encoding glycosyltransferase family 1 protein has product MSSNKSSSREPQERLRIAIEARRIFNPYKRGMDVVALEMIRQLQRMDTYNEYFILTRKDADVCLSETANFHIVYLTGFCYPVWEQLSLPKWVRRNKPDILHCMSNTAPLHVRCPLFLTLHDLAFLERNVGTLPQRLGNIYRSMVAPRAARRAKVVFTVSKYQKESIKQRLRLPDEKVKVVYNGVPSRFFEQAQPDLRWEVQQTYGLPSRFILFLGNTETRKNLKGVLSAYAMLPEMMDEDIPDLVVSGVTPRHLAKVLRHLGLASAAPRIKEVGYISASHLPVVYQMAEMLLFPSYSEGFGLPIIEAMASGIPVVTSNVTAMPEVAGDAALLVSPSLSPNIAKAMELLLTTVTLRAILVQKGLERVKHFGGPEQAQKVLSSYLCLGNSAVASGSPEDANHYAR; this is encoded by the coding sequence ATGAGTAGCAACAAATCGAGTAGTAGAGAGCCCCAAGAAAGGCTGCGGATAGCCATCGAAGCGCGGCGCATATTCAACCCCTACAAGCGGGGGATGGATGTGGTTGCCCTGGAGATGATCCGCCAGCTGCAGCGGATGGATACCTATAACGAGTACTTCATCCTTACCCGAAAGGATGCGGATGTGTGCCTCTCCGAAACCGCCAACTTCCATATCGTCTACCTAACGGGATTTTGCTACCCCGTGTGGGAGCAGCTGTCGCTGCCCAAGTGGGTGCGGCGAAATAAACCCGATATTCTGCACTGTATGTCGAATACTGCGCCGCTACATGTTCGGTGTCCGCTGTTCCTTACGCTGCACGACCTCGCTTTTCTAGAGCGTAACGTCGGCACGTTGCCCCAGCGCTTGGGTAACATCTACCGCAGCATGGTAGCGCCGAGGGCTGCCCGTAGGGCTAAGGTGGTATTTACCGTATCAAAATACCAAAAGGAGAGCATCAAGCAGCGGCTCAGGCTACCCGACGAAAAGGTAAAGGTGGTTTACAACGGCGTACCCTCCCGTTTCTTCGAGCAGGCACAGCCCGATTTGAGGTGGGAGGTACAGCAAACCTACGGCCTGCCCAGCCGCTTCATCCTTTTTCTAGGAAATACGGAAACCCGAAAGAACCTGAAGGGGGTGCTATCGGCATACGCCATGCTGCCTGAGATGATGGATGAAGACATCCCCGACTTGGTAGTAAGCGGCGTTACACCACGACATCTTGCTAAGGTGCTTCGGCATTTAGGGCTGGCATCAGCGGCACCTCGGATAAAGGAGGTGGGCTACATCAGCGCAAGCCACCTTCCGGTGGTGTACCAGATGGCGGAGATGCTGCTATTCCCATCCTACTCGGAGGGGTTTGGGCTGCCAATTATCGAGGCAATGGCTTCGGGCATACCCGTAGTTACCTCGAATGTTACCGCCATGCCCGAGGTGGCTGGCGATGCTGCGCTGCTGGTGAGCCCATCGCTATCTCCGAATATTGCCAAGGCAATGGAGCTGCTGCTTACCACCGTTACGCTACGCGCCATCCTTGTACAAAAAGGATTGGAACGGGTTAAGCACTTCGGCGGACCAGAGCAGGCGCAAAAGGTGCTAAGCAGCTACCTGTGCTTGGGGAATAGCGCTGTGGCGAGTGGTTCCCCTGAGGATGCAAACCATTATGCGAGGTGA
- a CDS encoding carbon starvation protein A produces MNAMPLVIAALAIFALAYRFYFGFMAAKVLTLNDSIATPSGRLYDGQNYFPITKWVLFGHHFAAIAGAGPLVGPVLACQFGFFPGFLWMLVGAVMAGAVHDIVILTASVRNDGKSLVEIVRSQIRKTGSVVTATIATFVIIIIAMAGLGLVVVNALAESSWGTFTIASTIPIAILMGVWMYVFRKGKTVEATVIGVILLSGAVIFGRFIPGSPFESWFTFDRKQLTIVLALYGFVASVLPVWLLLSPRDYLSSIMKLFVIGMLAVGIIVVAPDLRMPAFTAFIHGGGPIIKGPLFPYLFITIACGAISGFHALISSGTTPKMVMKESHIRPIAAGAMLAEGVVSILALIAAASLFPLDYFQINLSPEKYQELLPQLHAMGFSGSDFQRLSQGVGENIAGRTGGAVTLAVGMAEIFSRIPGMDRLMSYWYHFAIMFEALFILTTIDAGTRIARFLLQDIMGKVYKPFGKSSSLPGNLIASALVVFFWGYFIYTGSVSTIWPMFGTANQLLATIALAVGTTYLINQGQKRYAWITLVPMAFVGVTTIYAGALNTINLYIPQVLDPATFTSGLINLLLTGVILISVVVIIADALPIWIRAFRGKAPLLAPVDLPEDAQKQKAEK; encoded by the coding sequence ATGAACGCAATGCCGCTGGTTATTGCCGCCTTGGCCATCTTCGCCCTCGCCTACCGCTTCTACTTCGGATTCATGGCCGCCAAGGTGCTAACGCTCAACGACAGCATCGCCACCCCATCGGGCCGCCTCTACGACGGGCAAAACTACTTCCCCATCACCAAGTGGGTGCTCTTCGGGCACCACTTCGCCGCCATCGCGGGGGCCGGACCGCTGGTAGGACCGGTGCTCGCCTGCCAGTTCGGCTTCTTCCCAGGCTTCCTGTGGATGCTCGTGGGCGCCGTGATGGCCGGGGCCGTGCACGACATCGTCATCCTCACCGCCTCGGTGCGCAACGACGGGAAATCGCTCGTGGAGATCGTCCGCTCGCAGATCCGCAAGACGGGCAGCGTGGTTACGGCCACCATCGCCACCTTCGTCATCATCATCATCGCCATGGCCGGGCTCGGGTTGGTGGTGGTGAACGCCCTCGCCGAGAGCTCGTGGGGCACCTTTACCATCGCCAGCACCATCCCCATCGCCATCCTTATGGGCGTGTGGATGTACGTTTTCCGCAAGGGGAAGACCGTGGAGGCCACCGTCATCGGCGTTATCCTGCTTAGCGGCGCCGTTATCTTCGGAAGATTCATCCCCGGCTCCCCCTTTGAAAGCTGGTTCACCTTCGACCGCAAGCAGCTCACCATCGTCCTAGCCCTTTACGGCTTTGTGGCCTCGGTGCTGCCCGTATGGCTGCTGCTTTCGCCCCGCGACTACCTCAGCTCCATCATGAAGCTCTTCGTTATCGGCATGCTGGCCGTGGGCATCATCGTTGTGGCGCCCGACCTCAGGATGCCCGCCTTTACGGCGTTCATCCACGGCGGAGGGCCCATCATTAAGGGACCGCTGTTCCCCTACCTCTTCATCACCATAGCCTGCGGAGCCATATCGGGCTTCCACGCGCTTATCAGTTCGGGCACCACGCCCAAGATGGTGATGAAGGAGTCACACATCCGCCCCATTGCCGCCGGAGCCATGCTCGCCGAGGGGGTGGTTAGCATCCTGGCGCTGATTGCCGCTGCCAGCCTCTTTCCGCTCGACTACTTTCAGATCAACCTATCGCCCGAGAAGTACCAGGAGCTGCTCCCCCAGCTGCACGCCATGGGCTTTAGCGGGTCCGACTTCCAACGCCTCTCCCAGGGCGTAGGCGAGAACATCGCCGGACGCACCGGGGGCGCCGTGACGCTGGCCGTGGGCATGGCCGAGATCTTCTCGAGGATTCCGGGGATGGACCGCCTGATGTCGTACTGGTACCACTTCGCCATCATGTTCGAGGCGCTCTTCATCCTCACCACCATCGACGCCGGCACCCGCATCGCCCGCTTCCTGCTCCAGGACATCATGGGCAAGGTGTACAAGCCCTTCGGTAAGTCGTCGTCGCTTCCGGGCAACCTCATCGCCAGCGCGCTGGTGGTTTTCTTCTGGGGATACTTCATCTACACCGGAAGCGTCTCCACCATCTGGCCGATGTTCGGCACCGCCAACCAGCTGCTCGCCACCATCGCCCTAGCCGTGGGCACCACCTACCTCATCAACCAGGGCCAGAAGCGGTACGCCTGGATCACCCTCGTTCCGATGGCCTTTGTGGGCGTCACCACCATCTACGCCGGAGCGCTCAACACCATCAACCTCTACATCCCGCAGGTACTCGACCCCGCCACCTTCACCAGCGGCCTCATCAACCTGCTGCTTACCGGGGTAATCCTCATCAGCGTAGTTGTAATTATTGCTGATGCCCTACCCATCTGGATTCGCGCCTTTAGGGGTAAGGCTCCGCTACTTGCGCCCGTCGATCTACCGGAGGATGCCCAGAAGCAGAAAGCCGAGAAGTAG
- a CDS encoding ribonuclease HII: MEHHSKSNRVKGEGLLPFLNEGVLEAGCDEAGRGCLAGPVVAAAVILPPSFDMPLLNDSKKLSHKVREILKVQIREQALAWAVAVIDNETIDQINILNASILGMQKATDDLKLKPEFLLIDGNRFKKHRDIPHQCVVGGDGKYASIAAASVLAKTFRDELMEQLHTEYPVYGWDVNRGYPTKKHREAIAQNGITCYHRRSFRLTNEQLSLSF, from the coding sequence TTGGAGCACCATTCAAAAAGCAATAGAGTAAAGGGCGAAGGCCTGCTCCCCTTCCTCAACGAAGGAGTTTTGGAAGCCGGATGCGACGAGGCCGGACGTGGCTGCCTGGCAGGTCCTGTTGTTGCCGCTGCCGTCATCCTTCCACCTAGCTTCGATATGCCGCTGCTAAACGACTCCAAGAAGCTTAGCCATAAGGTACGCGAAATCCTAAAGGTTCAGATTCGCGAGCAGGCGCTTGCTTGGGCCGTTGCCGTTATCGACAACGAAACCATCGACCAGATCAACATCCTCAACGCATCCATACTCGGCATGCAAAAGGCTACCGATGACCTAAAGCTTAAGCCCGAATTCCTGCTGATTGACGGCAACCGCTTTAAGAAGCACCGCGACATCCCCCACCAGTGCGTGGTGGGTGGCGACGGTAAGTACGCCAGCATTGCCGCCGCATCGGTGCTGGCCAAAACCTTCCGCGACGAGCTGATGGAGCAGCTGCACACCGAGTACCCCGTCTACGGCTGGGACGTCAACCGGGGATACCCCACCAAGAAGCACCGCGAGGCCATCGCCCAAAACGGCATAACCTGCTACCACCGCCGCAGCTTCCGCCTTACCAACGAGCAGCTGTCGCTAAGTTTTTAA
- a CDS encoding response regulator encodes MKQGSGEARYCSAIRAGRVELASFTEVERHTVSILVAEDNVIYQKLMQKLLSSYGYSVRIVDNGADALQALESSRYDFVFMDLQMPVMNGLEATRRIVSRFKDRRPVIIAMTASSLGDDRNACFEAGADDYVCKPILSETLVQLIAKWHRVGA; translated from the coding sequence ATGAAGCAGGGGAGTGGTGAGGCAAGATATTGTAGCGCGATTAGAGCGGGAAGGGTAGAGCTTGCCTCGTTTACAGAGGTTGAAAGGCATACGGTTTCCATACTCGTTGCCGAGGATAATGTCATCTACCAAAAGCTGATGCAAAAGCTCTTATCCTCCTATGGCTATTCCGTCCGCATAGTAGATAATGGGGCCGATGCATTGCAGGCTCTCGAAAGTAGCCGGTACGATTTCGTATTCATGGATCTGCAGATGCCCGTGATGAACGGGCTGGAGGCCACCCGTCGGATCGTCTCGCGCTTCAAGGATCGGCGCCCCGTGATTATTGCCATGACGGCGAGCTCGCTTGGCGATGATAGGAATGCCTGCTTCGAGGCCGGTGCCGACGATTACGTGTGCAAGCCTATCCTGAGCGAGACTCTCGTGCAGCTGATTGCCAAGTGGCATAGGGTGGGGGCGTAA
- a CDS encoding glycosyltransferase family 1 protein, with the protein MKIAVNAKALLKGNSDGVGRFMYETFSRIVKAHPEHQFYFIFDKSYEPYHIYGKNVEPIVISPPARHPLMWWYWHEILLADQLKKIKPDVFVAPDGFLSLSVPTAQVAVIHDLSFEHYPELESWARRKYFQRFFPRFAERANRILTVSNFSKSDLCGTYKISPHKIDVAYNAADPIFAPLTQKQIDDLRFDLTDGCPYFVYVGSIHPRKNVGRMLRAFDRFKDEVPSNYKLLMVGNPRFKSSKAEKIYREMHHKSEVIFTGWLSNEHLSKAVGAAEALIFVPIFEGFGIPLVEAMKANVPIITSSVTSLPEVASDAAVLVDPFSITAIKNAMIKMSNDYSFRNEMAAKSFERGKLFNWDNTASTLWSTIQKAIE; encoded by the coding sequence ATGAAAATAGCGGTTAACGCTAAAGCCCTCTTAAAGGGCAACAGCGATGGAGTAGGTAGATTTATGTACGAAACGTTTAGCAGGATTGTAAAGGCTCACCCCGAGCACCAGTTCTACTTCATCTTCGACAAAAGCTACGAGCCTTACCATATCTACGGCAAGAATGTCGAGCCCATAGTAATTAGCCCACCAGCAAGGCATCCGCTCATGTGGTGGTACTGGCACGAGATCTTGCTCGCCGACCAGCTTAAGAAGATTAAGCCCGATGTGTTTGTTGCCCCCGACGGATTCCTATCGCTATCGGTGCCCACCGCGCAGGTTGCCGTAATCCACGACCTGAGCTTCGAGCACTACCCCGAGCTGGAAAGCTGGGCAAGAAGGAAATACTTTCAGCGCTTCTTTCCCCGCTTTGCCGAAAGGGCCAACCGCATCCTCACCGTTTCGAACTTCTCGAAGTCGGACCTCTGCGGAACCTACAAGATATCGCCCCACAAGATCGACGTGGCCTACAACGCCGCCGATCCTATATTTGCCCCCCTCACCCAAAAGCAAATCGACGACCTCCGCTTCGATCTTACCGATGGCTGCCCCTACTTCGTGTATGTTGGCTCCATCCATCCGCGCAAGAACGTGGGCCGCATGCTCCGCGCCTTCGACCGCTTCAAGGACGAGGTGCCATCGAACTACAAGCTGCTGATGGTGGGCAACCCAAGGTTCAAATCGTCCAAGGCCGAGAAGATATACCGCGAGATGCACCACAAGTCGGAGGTTATCTTTACCGGATGGCTCTCCAACGAGCACCTCTCGAAGGCAGTTGGTGCCGCCGAGGCGCTCATCTTTGTTCCCATCTTCGAAGGATTCGGGATTCCACTCGTCGAGGCCATGAAAGCCAACGTGCCCATCATCACCTCGTCGGTAACCTCGCTGCCCGAAGTGGCCAGCGACGCCGCCGTACTGGTTGACCCCTTCTCGATAACCGCCATCAAGAATGCAATGATTAAGATGTCCAACGACTACAGCTTCCGAAACGAGATGGCCGCAAAGTCGTTCGAACGAGGCAAGCTGTTTAACTGGGATAATACCGCAAGTACGCTTTGGAGCACCATTCAAAAAGCAATAGAGTAA